A window of the Phragmites australis chromosome 20, lpPhrAust1.1, whole genome shotgun sequence genome harbors these coding sequences:
- the LOC133901928 gene encoding uncharacterized protein LOC133901928 isoform X3, which translates to MDGASWPARWPPPAPPPSALAAPAPPLPSQMDGFNLRHLLRPFAAQESAAGARSAAVPGQLVTNPSSSQSGQPAKPGPSNELLAQVPGSYSYSTFGLAPDLKALFHKPNASNAAGIVDLTRASPLRSAASLTKYPRHGLSASSSNEQSSLGALFLNKSANGMGTFPGEMSANEGITHGGIQFQESSAHIPHKLPFKSTPNHPALFGDRICVSCLNVGGEFFVGEAGLFGVICLCHRLRMSVAKFCEHAGGPPEKAGEIVHVENGMSIAQWFKFCIGVGGSIADTKWDWPEWACMKNSPEEYRLRGLTSRNSGIGKIELLGGYGKITGPINKPVHSSDLYIEGGGCTNVEKLVNRPDETNYRKSVDAHEAFTKNSTSLQNSTIMNLGLAKNHMTDTLDLNPLSTPSGSLHFKAGVGRHYNGNHSAHNYGILLEKNFDASFHNPGPSSTRVPNHDNRACRPDFSHKIFQDSLSTVSNTELKLGQSSYHQSVTTLFPSVQSRVIEFQKPQSHVPLINQNPCPKQATKVNKGVAEHNEAPIGTGNKKQSLEFANGTKRSEGDELTDDASTNSFISLFLSHLERNNTPEPVDDILNSNAHYLPKALDVACSIDHSKVASRQIEKRANDNHSKLAPTIVQMKRRSDGISLSMASSGYNHQDVPHANSQESLIHGDCLSHMLPSQPNAGISKFCARGSCPANCMSCTHAGDKSHQVAPAEIGVPCFYDKMARGQGTFECVDDLCAHRSLRAFAKISCENGKSCSSREFPPSFCQNDQSTLGKSICGCCCKIQEDVSKLGLRPGHLCSTHFSSDGGPILASKPTLEGLNELCTCSTFIQRSSLCSREHILQSSCYACPIDGFRYRSSIGHATNSLMKNSLLDALNKKERGPCCDGRFCYSIVPKCLSGCGFTKNCDVRIDQIGHTVPKGKHQLQMPARCCTLGENEKLTCQCLSNRITGGSISQVMSQPSIAIMERLKNLSEASVADGSWSKAVTEEKGAYRDSVISKGQPKFGFSSGSSSAVVTKFQTSPEFNNVSSCTAKHSKHKSLCDEGSRIEKCSASSYVPSSTGCEEALNSFPRSQLSPSRVKRRCNQISDGSRLDEKDNDELSFGLPKKTRTLRCSAKRSESDDCTRTSSQSSRKEGSQPQNEGNSFSCRVLRTKRKHPTMHLNSQNKSFKGVDEQPNDKGIFLGGLDFSDRKKQIEDITTLDRAQHHQEGSRVFARKLPKYVSLNSIVNEPNGEDACSGSAGIDSSLIATGIANDNRRSPKIVPLNLILKKAKRCRTVKPHCKTKSIHLSEGKSSDYSVDSSDYSVDKYSVDNEHHSPQAEDEMQSSKKSRYSSNGSRPHVEAHCKSPCGGIKNRRASVSLTRIKRHEEFANRPAFYSGSDKGNAVQAHEVNVKRYDGRLNSGASCCVCGISNLEPCNQLIECSKCYIKVHQACYGVLKVPRGKWFCRPCKTNTLNTVCVLCGYGGGAMARALKSKNMLKSLLKSLTATARSENYVDSLGNASGLRNPVDSAHGDNIISTENTTSNSRTSINHDSSLLGPRTMQWVHMVCGLWTPGTKCPNATTMSAFDISGASPAKRNTACSMCNRTGGSFIKCRDVNCSVLFHPWCAHRRGLLQSEAEGEHKENVGFYGRCLDHAIDVSNHINPKKECLRSNNWACARTEGFKGRKGEGWTGANHKTSEEYSGEFSVSQEQINAWLRINGSKSCGRGQFSFQKEYIHYKQLKGWKHLVVYKSGIHGLGLYTSVFIPRGSMVVEYVGEIVGQRVADKREIEYQSGKRQQYKSACYFFKIDREHIIDATRKGGIARFVNHSCQPNCVAKIISVRNEKKVVFFAERHINPGEEITYDYHFNREDEGQRIPCFCRSRYCRRYLN; encoded by the exons ATGGACGGCGCGTCGTGGCCCGCGCGGTGGCCGCCACCGGCGCCTCCCCCCTCTGCGTTGgctgcgccggcgccgccgctgccaagcCAG ATGGACGGCTTCAATCTGCGCCACCTGCTCCGCCCCTTCGCCGCGCAGGAGTCCGCGGCGGGTGCCCGATCAGCGGCAGTGCCAGGGCAGCTGGTCACGAATCCTTCGAGCTCGCAATCCGGCCAGCCTGCGAAACCGGGGCCAAGCAACGAGTTGCTCGCTCAAGTTCCGGGGAGTTACTCTTATTCCACTTTCGGCCTTGCGCCGGACCTTAAGGCGTTGTTCCACAAGCCGAATGCAAGCAATGCTGCTGGTATTGTTGATCTCACTCGCGCTTCTCCGCTTCGCAGCGCCGCCTCTCTGACCAAGTATCCGAGACATGGATTGTCAGCTAGCAGTAGCAATGAGCAGTCCTCTCTTGGAGCACTGTTTCTGAACAAAAGTGCTAATGGAATGGGTACTTTCCCGGGGGAAATGTCAGCTAATGAAG GGATAACACACGGTGGCATACAGTTTCAGGAGTCAAGTGCGCACATACCGCACAAACTGCCATTCAAATCAACTCCTAATCATCCTGCACTGTTTGGTGATCGTATCTGTGTCTCCTGCCTGAATGTTG GTGGAGAGTTCTTTGTGGGTGAAGCTGGGCTTTTTGGAGTCATTTGCTTGTGTCATCGGTTGAGAATGTCTGTAGCTAAGTTCTGTGAG CATGCGGGAGGTCCTCCAGAAAAAGCTGGTGAAATTGTGCATGTGGAGAATGGCATGAGCATCGCACAATGGTTCAAATTCTGCATAGGG GTTGGAGGATCTATTGCTGACACCAAGTGGGATTGGCCAGAATGGGCATGTATGAAAAATTCTCCAGAAGAATACAGGTTGAGAGGTCTTACTTCAAGAAACagtggtataggaaaaatagagCTATTAGGTGGATATGGAAAAATCACTGGACCTATAAACAAACCAGTTCATTCCAGTGATCTGTACATTGAGGGTGGAGGATGCACTAATGTTGAGAAGCTAGTGAATAGGCCTGATGAAACAAATTACAGAAAGAGTGTTGATGCGCATGAAGCTTTTACAAAGAACTCTACTTCACTACAGAATTCCACGATAATGAATTTAGGGCTTGCTAAAAACCATATGACTGACACATTGGACCTGAACCCTCTTAGCACGCCAAGTGGAAGCCTGCACTTCAAAGCAGGCGTGGGAAGACATTACAATGGAAATCATTCGGCACATAATTATGGAATTCTGTTGGAGAAAAACTTTGATGCTTCTTTTCATAATCCTGGGCCAAGTTCCACAAGAGTTCCGAACCATGATAATAGGGCATGCAGGCCTGATTTCTCACACAAAATATTCCAGGACAGTTTGAGCACTGTTTCAAACACTGAATTAAAACTTGGGCAATCTTCTTATCATCAATCTGTGACCACCCTATTTCCATCTGTGCAGTCAAGAGTAATTGAATTTCAGAAACCTCAGTCACATGTGCCATTGATAAATCAAA ATCCTTGTCCAAAGCAAGCAACTAAGGTCAACAAAGGTGTTGCAGAACATAATGAAGCACCAATTGGTACTGGAAATAAGAAGCAATCACTGGAATTTGCTAATGGCACAAAACGTTCTGAAGGTGATGAGCTTACAGATGATGCATCCACGAATTCATTTATCTCATTATTTCTTTCACACCTGGAGAGGAATAATACACCTGAACCCGTCGATGATATTCTCAACAGTAATGCGCATTATCTTCCTAAGGCCCTGGATGTTGCATGTAGTATTGATCATTCAAAAGTTGCAAGTAGACAGATTGAGAAAAGGGCTAATGATAATCATTCAAAGTTGGCCCCGACTATTGTTCAGATGAAAAGGAGATCAGACGGCATTTCTCTTTCTATGGCTTCCAGTGGATATAATCATCAAGATGTACCCCATGCTAACAGTCAGGAATCTTTGATCCATGGTGATTGCCTGTCGCATATGCTGCCCAGTCAACCTAATGCTGGAATCTCCAAATTTTGTGCAAGAGGTTCATGTCCTGCAAATTGCATGAGTTGCACTCATGCCGGCGATAAATCCCATCAGGTTGCACCTGCTGAGATTGGGGTTCCCTGTTTCTATGATAAAATG GCCAGGGGCCAAGGTACTTTTGAGTGTGTTGATGACTTGTGCGCACATAGAAGTTTGAGAGCTTTTGCCAAAATCAGCTGTGAGAATGGGAAATCTTGTTCTTCTCGGGAATTTCCACCTAGCTTTTGCCAAAATGATCAATCAACACTGGGAAAATCGATTTGTGGATGCTGTTGCAAAATTCAAGAAGATGTTTCCAAGCTTGGTCTTAGACCTGGTCACTTGTGCAGTACTCATTTTTCTAGTGATGGTGGTCCAATTCTAGCCAGTAAGCCTACTCTTGAAG gGTTAAATGAACTTTGTACCTGCTCCACTTTTATTCAAAGATCATCATTATGTTCTCGAGAACACATCTTGCAGTCTTCTTGTTATGCATGTCCCATTGATGGATTTCGCTACAGAAG TTCTATAGGACATGCAACAAACAGTTTGATGAAAAACTCTCTGCTTGATGCActtaataaaaaagaaagaggtcCTTGTTGTGATGGAAGATTCTGCTACTCTATAGTCCCAAAATGTTTGTCTGGTTGTGGCTTTACAAAGAACTGTGATGTCAGAATTGATCAAATTGGTCATACTGTACCAAAAGGCAAACACCAGCTGCAAATGCCTGCCAGATGCTGCACATTAGGGGAGAACGAAAAATTAACATGCCAATGCTTAAGCAATAGAATTACTGGAGGAAGCATCTCTCAAGTAATGAGCCAGCCTTCTATAGCTATAATGGAGAGACTGAAGAATTTGTCTGAAGCTTCAGTGGCCGATGGCAGCTGGTCCAAAGCTGTAACAGAGGAAAAGGGCGCTTATAGAGATTCTGTAATATCTAAAGGGCAACCAAAGTTTGGTTTCTCTTCTGGATCGTCCAGCGCTGTGGTGACAAAGTTTCAGACGTCACCTGAATTTAACAATGTATCCTCCTGTACTGCTAAACATAGCAAACACAAAAGTCTATGTGATGAAGGATCAAGAATCGAGAAATGTTCCGCATCCAGCTATGTGCCTTCCAGTACAGGATGTGAAGAGGCCCTAAATAGTTTCCCTAGATCTCAGTTGAGTCCATCTAGAGTAAAGCGCAGATGTAATCAGATTTCTGACGGAAGTAGACTGGATGAAAAGGACAATGATGAACTTTCTTTTGGACTGCCAAAGAAAACTAGAACATTGAGGTGCTCTGCAAAACGTTCAGAATCAGATGATTGTACTAGGACTAGTTCCCAGTCATCCCGAAAGGAGGGTTCTCAACCACAAAACGAGGGTAATTCATTTTCTTGCAGGGTGTTGAGAACCAAGAGAAAACATCCTACCATGCACCTGAATAGCCAGAACAAGAGTTTCAAAGGTGTCGATGAGCAACCAAATGACAAGGGTATTTTTCTTGGAGGATTAGATTTCTCTGATAGGAAAAAGCAAATTGAAGATATAACCACTCTGGATAGAGCACAACATCACCAGGAAGGGAGTCGAGTGTTTGCCCGCAAACTACCTAAATATGTGTCTCTGAACAGCATTGTAAATGAACCTAATGGTGAAGATGCTTGCAGTGGGAGTGCTGGTATCGATTCTAGTTTAATTGCTACAGGGATAGCAAACGATAATCGAAGatctcccaaaattgttccacTTAATCTGATTCTTAAAAAGGCTAAGAGATGTCGTACTGTTAAACCCCACTGTAAGACAAAAAGTATCCACTTGTCTGAGGGAAAGAGCTCAGATTATTCTGTGGACAGCTCAGATTATTCTGTAGACAAGTATTCTGTTGATAATGAACACCACAGTCCACAAGCTGAAGATGAAATGCAGAGTTCCAAAAAGAGTAGGTATTCATCTAATGGTTCGAGGCCACATGTTGAGGCTCACTGCAAAAGTCCATGTGGTG GAATTAAGAATCGAAGAGCAAGTGTATCCCTTACTAGGATTAAGAGGCATGAGGAATTTGCAAACAGACCAGCATTCTATTCTGGTAGTGATAAAGGCAATGCAGTGCAAGCCCATGAAGTGAATGTTAAAAG ATACGATGGAAGGCTCAACTCAGGTGCTTCATGCTGTGTTTGTGGAATCTCAAACCTGGAGCCTTGCAATCAGTTGATAGAGTGCAGCAAGTGCTATATCAAA GTGCACCAAGCTTGCTATGGTGTTCTAAAAGTTCCAAGAGGAAAATGGTTCTGTAGACCCTGCAAGACTAATACCCTGAACACA GTTTGTGTGTTGTGTGGCTATGGAGGTGGAGCTATGGCAAGGGCACTGAAATCCAAGAACATGCTGAAAAGTTTGCTCAAAAGTTTGACAGCTACAGCAAGATCAGAAAATTATGTTGATTCATTAGGAAATGCAAGCG GTCTGCGAAATCCAGTAGACAGTGCACATGGGGATAACATTATCAGTACGGAGAACACTACCAGCAATTCCCGGACCTCTATTAATCATGATTCCAGTTTACTTGGCCCACGAACAATGCAGTGGGTTCACATGGTCTGTGGGCTGTGGACACCTGGCACAAAATGCCCAAATGCCACCACAATGAGTGCTTTTGATATATCGGGTGCTTCACCAGCTAAGAGAAATACC GCATGCTCTATGTGTAACAGAACGGGGGGCTCATTTATCAAGTGCCGAGATGTAAATTGTTCAGTGCTCTTTCATCCTTGGTGTGCACATCGGAGG GGTTTGCTGCAAAGTGAGGCCGAAGGTGAGCACAAAGAAAATGTTGGCTTTTATGGGAGATGCCTCGATCATGCTATTGATGTTTCTAATCACATTAATCCTAAGAAGGAATGCTTGAGAAGCAACAACTGGGCATGCGCACGTACAGAG GGTTTTAAAGGCCGAAAGGGAGAAGGCTGGACTGGTGCTAACCACAAGACATCTGAAGAGTATAGTGGTGAGTTTAGTGTTTCCCAAGAACAGATAAATGCTTGGTTACGCATAAATGGATCAAAGTCTTGCGGAAGAGGACAG TTTTCATTTCAGAAGGAATACATCCATTACAAGCAGTTAAAAGGATGGAAGCATTTGGTAGTGTATAAATCTGGCATACATGGACTTGGTCTCTATACATCAGTATTTATTCCACGTGGCTCTATG GTTGTAGAGTACGTGGGTGAAATTGTTGGTCAGCGAGTTGCTGACAAAAGAGAGATCGAATACCAGTCTGGGAAACGACAACAGTATAAGAGTGCCTGCTATTTCTTCAAGATTGACAGGGAGCATATTATTGATGCCACCCGCAAGGGTGGAATTGCAAGATTCGTCAACCATTCATGCCAG CCAAACTGTGTTGCGAAAATAATCTCAGTCAGGAATGAGAAGAAG GTAGTGTTCTTTGCAGAACGTCATATAAACCCAGGGGAGGAAATTACTTACGATTACCACTTCAACCGGGAAGATGAAGGCCAGAGGATCCCTTGCTTTTGTAGATCAAGATACTGCAGGCGCTATCTCAACTAG